TGGAGGAGCGACTTGAGCGCGGCGACGGCGTCGGAGTTGGAGCCGAGGAAGTCGGACAGCGGCGAGGCTTGGTTGCTCTCGTCTTTGACCTGAGAAGCCGCCGGAGCGGCTTCTTCTTGTTGCTGTTCGGAGACGGTGGCCGGCGGGTGGTCGGCGCGGGCGAGGAGCTTGGAGGAGCTGTGGAAGGCGGTGGCGGTGAGGCCGACGAGGATGGCGGCCTTGGCGTATTGCTTGGCGGTTTGGAgaatggaggaggaggaggaggaggggtggTGGTTGGTGGAGGCGGAGACTTTGAGGGCATTGTGGGAATTGGGAGGGGCAAAACGGAGAAGAGAAAATTGGGTGGGTTTGGTAGGAGGAGTGAGCTTGATTTGGAAGAGCGATGAACAAGATGACGAGGAGGCTAGAGTTGAAGAGTTCATGGTTAAACCAATTCAGACTGGTTCTGCTTCTCTACAAGGCTTTGGGGGTTCAAGGAATAAGAGAGAGAGCTAAAAGTCGCTGGTGTATATATAAGCTCTGGTGTTACTTGCCATTTTACCAACTACCCTTCTCTAGAAGCAAAGCATTAGTCGAGAGAGTGCTTCATAGTTCATACCATTCATTACCTGTGATGGGTGACATATTCAACAACTTGATTTTTTGAAATGCTGTATAGATAGAGGCATCAATGGTGAAATGATGCATTGGAGGAGTTGTATTAAGTTACATATTTACAATGGGGGTTTTGTTTCTGGAAGCAACATGAGATTGAACAAGGAGGCGATGCCGGAGTAGTGGGGAGATTGGATTAGATGCCCAGCCGCTTGACGCCGCATTCAGAGCAGAATTTGGAGGTTTCTCTCAGGTACTGGGTTCCGCATTCGTCACAAAACTTGGCGGGGTTCGAAGGCTGGCATAAAGAGCAATTCATAAGGATCAGTAAGCAGAATTTAGTCACTGACGGTTGccatttgaaatcacataaccATCACTTGTAGTGGATTCATTACACAACAAAGAGAACAATAAGTAAAACGGAGTGTTTTAACAATGACATCAACAGAAGAAAGTGAAGGACAAACTAGCATCAGTGCTCATTGCAGCTGCAGTTTTATAGATTTGCCTTGTTGGTAACACTATAGTATGGCAACTGATGTTTTGTACAGGATCTTTCATACACTTTGATATcaatatgaaaagtaatataGATACTCACCAATACATGTAAGCGTCCCCCTACATGTTGTAAGCAAGCCATGTGTTGCGATATGGTTGACGAATGATGAGCATGATGAGGTATATCAGATAGGTGAGAGGTTGGACCGCATTCATGGTTTTGGGAATAGTGAACAGCGTGCTGATTTTGGTGCATGGGCTGGTGATGGTTTTGATGAACAGTTTGAAACTGAGATTGAAGTGACAGAGGTTGCATATGATGATGCTTGGATGGAGTCTCCTGTTGATTCTGTGGCTGCCAGGACGAGAAACACATTTATATCATCAACAAAAACATTAAGGGAAGCACATTAGCAAATTCAATAAAGCAAAAGCCATACAGAGCAACATTAATCTATAAGTAGTTTTCCAAAATAGAGATCTCCACGACCACTCTAGAATCCAAGATGAAAGATGACCACACTATACTTGGGTTCTAAGCAGATGAAAGTCTTGCTGTTGTTGGTTGCACATCAATAGAAGTGTATGTCAATAGTTTCAACACTACCAATTGCTGGTAATCTCTACCCACACAACCTAATAACTAGTGTTCAATGTTGTAGGACTGGCAAATATGCATGTTGATTACTTTCTAAGAAGATATATATTTCAGTAATAAAATTGGCATGATGGTGATACAATTAATCAGAATACCTAATGTCTTTGGAGAGGACGAGTCCTCTCCCCAAATCAATTTTCGCCGAAGCATATTCCCTTTCTTAAGATGATCCAACAAACCTAAGTGTAAAGATCAATTTTGAACTGCTCATGTGAATCCAAGATCTAATATAGTTCCAATATGCTGATAATCCGGTCAAAAGATAAGACAACAGTTATGAAATTAATTCTTACTTCATTTACAGAGCGGAATCCTTGGGCAGCAGCCAACATAGAAGAATTGTCAGGTGCAGGATACgactgaaaaagaaaaaatcacatatatgCGTTCAATTTATTTGTAAAGTTGAACAATTACGACATAACAACAAAGGTCACCCCATAAATAACTTGAAGTTTTAACGGCATTATGATTAGATCAGGCATACTATACGACAATGAAATTATTGTAAGATGTATGGGGCTCTCTTAGTAAGACACCCTTAATAAAGTTTTAATGGCATTATGATTAGATCAAGCATACCATACATGAACAAAAAATATTGTAAGATGTATATGCATCTAAGACCTATGTCATTATAAGTTTGACAATACAATTGTTCAACAAAATCCCATTCTCCATGGTGGAATTAACCTTCAACTCCTTTTGTTAATGTGATGTAATTAGCTTTGTACTATTTAAGAAACAATTTGCATCAAGGCATTGAGCTTACAGGTAAACCGAGTATGTTAGGAGAAGAGTTTGATGGAACACGCCTATACTTGTGTCTTGGAGAGTAGAACTTAAAGTCTTGAGCAGAGACAGCCACTTCATTCCGACCAGTCAATCTTATGAACCTGCAACAAAGAGCAGACTAGTCATTAATCTTGTCCGATCAACTTGGTCACTTCACTTCTGATAAACTCATGTAAAGCGAGTAACAGGACATTTAGTAACAGATTAGCAGTCACCAAACATACCACTCAGCTTCATCAATAGGTAGGCTATTTGGTTTCTCAACAATATCCAAACCATTTACTACCACAAATCGGACACGCTTCTCTTCTTGTACAACCAACTCTGGAAATCTTGTCCTAGTTTCAAGGGAAGTGGCCAATTCTCTTCTCTTAAACGAATACGGTCCTAACGAAACAAAGAACAATTCTTTAAGGCCATTCACTCTTCACATTGCTCAATTCAACATCATATCTACTGTTAAAACTCATTACCTTTCTTGGGAAATTTCTTAGCCAGCAATCTATACAAACCACCAGCTGCTTCAAGAGCAACACCAATAGTCTTTTCGCGAAATCCACCCAAGGAAGCAAGCCTATTGTCCACATCATTAACAAGAGTTTCGTACATATTTGCAATATACATCAACGGCAATGCGAACCTCGGGTCTCCTTCAAGCTGTACCTCCCCAAGCTTCCTCTTACTAAGCTTATCTTGCCCGGACTGAGCACTGTAATCACCGCCACCACTAACCTCACTATCAATCGCTTCGATCACATGTTCACTTATAAAATGATCCACCACAAGTTGCAGAAACCTCGCCCTAGATGACTCAATCGGTGACACATCTACTCCGAAATTGATTCAAATAATCAGTACATAAAATGTAGCATAAATTGAATGAGAGTTGAATTGAGATATGAGTTTGCTGCTACCTTGGAGGCATAGAATGTCGTATGTAGCTCTGGAGCTAGACGACCCGTCGTTGTCGAGACTAGACCGCTCGTCGTCCACGCCGACGCCGTGAATCGGGAGAGAGTTGGAGAAGGACTCGTGGATGCAGTCGCTGACGACGGCGCTGGAGTCGTCGTCGTTGTCGAGGACGCCGTCGTCGACTGCGTCCGCGGCGACGATGGATTCGAGCTTGGCGGAGGAGCGGGAGTCGACGACGACGGCGTTGTTGAGGTCGTGGTGGAGAGGGCTGCCGGCGATGAAGGAATTGGGCGGCGGCGGCGATCTCATGTTGTAGTGCTGCAACGGAACCCTACTCCccattttcgattcttcttcttcttcttctctttcaacCGGAAACTGAAAACCGAAAACTGAAAATGTAACGGCTATGTAGACTGAGAAATTTAGCAAAGGAATCCAAGCCTCAGACCGTACCTCAGGTTCTGGATCCAAGCCTGACTCTTGTTCCAAGCCAGGGTTTCAGTCCTTTATATACAATGTGGGTGTGGGATAGAGTAAGGGCACCCTCATGCTTCTTCGGATGGTCCTCTCTGTAGTCAAGACTTGACAAACTCACTTCAATGTTCCAGTAAATGAGAAGATTGAATGTCAACCCGCAATGCAAGGCGCTTTGGTACTCAATTTATTTATACGTTGTGCACTAAAAAATTTCTAGTAAAGTTTATAGGTGCATGAATCTCTTCATCGTATTTAGCATTTATGAATTTctcaatagaaaaaaaattaacgaaattgtttgtttaaattttttatttcaatttacgTCAATTCAGTTATATTCCAAATTTTTCATGTAACCaaacaagaaaaattacaTCACGACACGTTTCTCTGGTAAATTAAAGATGTCGTAAAGGTAACATATTTGTCAATGATGAAGAGTCCTAGCTATAATCAGATTATTCAACCATACACAATATCTAGAAGATCAAAATACCCTCCAATCCAACACTATTGCATAGAACTCTAAAATCTGGAGATACAATAATCTCCACGATCATATGTAACATGAATGAAGAAATCAAACGTCTAGAACACAAGCGGTACACTTGCATATAGAGTTGCGACAAATGGGACAAGATGGATGAAGCTTCAACCAAGAGTCGATACAAATCAAATGGAACATGTGATCACATGAAGGCAGAACACGGCAAGACTCGCCCTCCTCAAAATCCTCCATGCAAATAACACAATGCTCTCGACTACTACTACTAATACTACTCctttgatcttcttcttcatcttcatgttGAGCTTCACTGTAAATAACGCCCGGTGGTAGCACCATCTCCAAATCCTCTAGCCATGCTTGGTTATTGTGTACAGGCCCGACGACCGGATACACGTAAATCTGAAGTCGATCACGAGGATAGGGCCGTCTGTGTGTTTGAGTTTGAAATAACGAGAGACTTGATAATCGGCCGGCGGGAATAATCTGATCAAGAACTGAGAAGACAACGAAACATACGACTATAACGATAACCGGTATCAGAATTGCACCAG
This is a stretch of genomic DNA from Argentina anserina chromosome 4, drPotAnse1.1, whole genome shotgun sequence. It encodes these proteins:
- the LOC126792937 gene encoding uncharacterized protein At2g02148, which produces MGSRVPLQHYNMRSPPPPNSFIAGSPLHHDLNNAVVVDSRSSAKLESIVAADAVDDGVLDNDDDSSAVVSDCIHESFSNSLPIHGVGVDDERSSLDNDGSSSSRATYDILCLQDVSPIESSRARFLQLVVDHFISEHVIEAIDSEVSGGGDYSAQSGQDKLSKRKLGEVQLEGDPRFALPLMYIANMYETLVNDVDNRLASLGGFREKTIGVALEAAGGLYRLLAKKFPKKGPYSFKRRELATSLETRTRFPELVVQEEKRVRFVVVNGLDIVEKPNSLPIDEAEWFIRLTGRNEVAVSAQDFKFYSPRHKYRRVPSNSSPNILGLPSYPAPDNSSMLAAAQGFRSVNEPQNQQETPSKHHHMQPLSLQSQFQTVHQNHHQPMHQNQHAVHYSQNHECGPTSHLSDIPHHAHHSSTISQHMACLQHVGGRLHVLPSNPAKFCDECGTQYLRETSKFCSECGVKRLGI